DNA from Rubripirellula lacrimiformis:
AGGCAGATCAGCAACGCAAAGGCCTGCGATTTCCAGGTCGACGACGTCCACGGTCGGGTCGTCCAGTGCCAGACTGATTCGGCGATCACCACGGGCCAGGAAATCGCCATGATCAGCCCTGCCAGTTCGATGATGCGGTGACTGACCACTTCGTTGGTGATCATCGATCGCAATCGCGTCGTTTCTGGATTGCTGGGGTCCAGCGACGTCAGTGCGTTTTCGCTGAGGTTGGGGATGTCGACCCAGACCACGACCAGGATCGCCTGGGCAACCAAGAAGCTTAGCGATAGCCCAAACATCACCGGCGCAATGCGTCCGGCGATTTTGAGGCGAATATCGGTTCGGTGGAGTCGGTTCATTCTACTTTCTCCAGGCCGAAACGGTCTGCAACAGGGGCGCAGAAGGTCAGTCGGCCTTCGGCGGTGCTTTGACGCTGACATAGGCCATTCGCAGCGCGTGCAGAGCTTCCGAGAGCATCTTTGCTTCGTCGTCGGAAAGGTTGCCCTTGGTCTTCACGCCCAACATCTCCATCGTATCGATGTAGTGTTTAGCATAGGGCTTGTTGATCGTGGGTTGGCCCGTGTTGGGGTCAGGGAACTGCCCCAGCGTCGCCATCGCCTGGGTGAAAAGCATCGAAATCAGAACTTCGAACGATGCCGGTGGTGGTGGCGGGATTTCGTCGGTCGCAGGTTCGGAAACTTGAGCAGACGGCTCTCTGGCTGCCGTTTCCGTCTCCGGCGGCGCCGCTACTTCAGCGGGCTCGCTTGCGTCGGCCGCAGCCTTTTCCTTCGCGACTTGTTCTTTCCAATCGTCGTCGACGATGATCTTCGGTTCTTCGTTGTTCTCGGATTCAGTCATCTGAAAGTCTCCAGGAAGTTAAGGCGGATCAATGAATTGGGTTGCCACCGATGCAGCCCCGCGGCGGGTGGCTGCCGGCGGGTCACGGAAATTGGCGGCGGTGATCGCCGTGCAGGGGGCGTCACAGAGTGGTTGTCCTGCGGCGGTCGAGTTCGCCGTTGCCGGTTGTTCGCAACGATTGGGTTCGCATCGCCGACGGTTCACGCGGACTACGCGTTCGCACAGGGAACGGTTCACGGGGGGGCCCGATTGAAATCGAGCCCCATATCCCAGTGTCCCGGTGACCCATCTCCAAGCGAACGGTGTCTTAGCGAACGGTGTCTCAGCGAACGGTGTCTCAGCGAACGGTGTCTCAGCGAACGGCACTCTGGTGGCAAACAATCTAGCTGCCGATCACGCACTGCGTGTCGGCGAAGCGAATGCTGGCCTTACGAGTTTTCTTGCGACGAACGGTCCGACGCTGGCTGTTCGCTCTGGTTCGATGTCCCGGCTTCTTTGGCGGCCCGGCTTCGTTGTCGTTCGATCGCCGCTTCGATGAATCCTGCAAACAAGGGGTGAGCCTTGAGCGGTTTGCTCTTGAATTCCGGGTGGAACTGAACCGCGACGAACCACGGGTGGTTGGGGATTTCAACGATTTCGACCAAGCCACCGTCGGGGCTGGTGCCGGCGAATCGCATACCGCCCGCTTCGAATTGTTGGCGATACAGATTGTTGAACTCGTACCGATGGCGATGTCGTTCGTCGACCGTGTCGGCGTCGTAGGCTTTTCCGGATCGGCTGTGGCGATCCAGTTTGGCTCTCTGGCTGCCCAATCGCATCGTGCCGCCCATCTGTGTAACGTTTTGCTGTTCGTCCAACAGGCAGATCACCGGATGCTTGGTGTCTTTGTCGAATTCGCTGCTATGGGCACCGTCCAGGTTCATCACGTGACGCCCGTACTCGATGACGGCGCACTGCATGCCCAAGCAGATTCCAAAGAACGGGATGCCGCGTTCGCGAGCGAACTTGATCGCTTGCACTTTGCCTTCGATCCCGCGTTCCCCAAATCCACCGGGCACCAAGATGCCTTGGTAACCGCTAAGCAGTCGTTCGGCGCCTTCGCGTTCGATATCCGAACTTTGGATGCGTCCGATCCGGATCTGCGTCTGGTGCTGCATCCCGGCGTGGTCAATCGATTCGTAGATCGATTTGTACGCATCCTTGTGTTCGGCGTACTTGCCGACCACAGCGATCGAAATTTCGTGACGTGGATTGCGAAGTCGGTGCAGCAGTTCCGTCCACGGCGAAATGTCTAGTGACTGAGCCGTGTGCAGTCCAAGTTTTTGGACGATCAGTTCGTCCATCTTGTTTTCGACCAGCGACAACGGAACTTCGTAGATCGAAAAATCCTTGTCCTTTTCCTCGATGACCGCTTCCACGGGCACGTTGCAGAACAGTGCGATCTTTTCGCGATCGTCGCGGCTGATCGAGTGCTCGCATCGACACACCAAGATGTCTGGCTGGATCCCGATTTCGCGAAGCTGGCCGACGCTGTGCTGGGTAGGCTTCGTCTTCAGTTCGTCGGCTGCTTTCAAGTACGGCACCAACGTCAGGTGCATGTACAGGCAGTTTTCGCGGCCGATGTCCAGCGAAAATTGGCGAATGGCTTCTAGGAACGGCAGACTTTCGATGTCGCCCACCGTGCCACCGATTTCGGTGATCACGACGTCGACGTCATCGCCGCCCATCCGCTTGATCACCGATTTGATTTCATTGGTGATGTGCGGGATGACCTGAACGGTTTTGCCCAGGAACTGGCCTTTGCGTTCTTTTTCAATGACCGACAGATAGATCTGCCCGGTCGTGTAATTGCAATCTCGCGTCAGCAATCCCGACGTGAATCGCTCGTAGTGGCCCAGGTCCAGGTCGGTTTCGGATCCGTCGTCTAAGACGTAGACCTCGCCGTGCTGATAGGGGCTCATCGTGCCAGGATCGACGTTGATGTACGGATCCAGCTTCTGCATGCGGACCCGCAAACCCCGCTGTTCAAGCAGCATTCCGATCGAGGCACTGGTTAGCCCCTTGCCGAGAGAACTGACCACGCCGCCGGTTACAAAGATGTGTTTCGTCATGGAACGAGATCATAGCGAACCGAGTCCGATTTGTGACGGGGTTTCCGGCCCAGGTTTTGACGGATTGATTCGATCCGCCGCAGGTCCCCCCCGCAAAACCCGAATTTTACTTGCTCTGGGCTATCCATTCGGGTTCGTCCCCCTGAATCGCTTGGCCGCACGCTGGAATGCGTCGGGGGCGGGCTGTCGGCCGGGTGATCCGCTGGGTGATCCGCTGGGTGATCCGCCGGGTGATCCGCTGGGTGATCCGCTGGGTGATCCGCTGGGTGATCCGCTGGGCGGGGGAAGGACGCGAGCCAATCGGTCCCGTGTCGCCCCTTACCGGTCGGATCACGCCCCGTGCCGCCGATGCCATCCAGTCCGATGCCATCCAGTCCGATGCCATCGAGTCCGATGGTCCCCGACCCGATGATGTGCAAACCCTTGGATTCTTCGAAGCAGTCGAACCCTATGATGCAGTGGAGGACCAGGGAAAGACAGCAAGGGGCGCGGTGAATGGGGGATACCCGGCGTCGGCCGGTGTGGCCAATCGGTGGCTAGCGGGCCGCCAGTCTGGCGGCGAAGGCTTCTAGGTCGGCTGCGGTGTCGATGCCGGCGGTCGCCGATGGGACGCGAGTGACCAGGATTTTTTTGCCTGCCTCGATCGCTCGCAGTTGCTCTAGCTTTTCGGTGGTTTCCAACAGACTGGCCGGTTGGGATTCGAACCAGCCCAAGAATTCACGTCGATAGGCGTACAGTCCCAGGTGGTGCCAGTAGATCGGCGGCTCGTCGTGGATGCGGTCCGCTGGATCGCAGTCGCGAACAAATGGTACGGCGGCCCGGCTGAAGTACACCGCCCTGCCCCGCCCCGC
Protein-coding regions in this window:
- a CDS encoding CTP synthase; the encoded protein is MTKHIFVTGGVVSSLGKGLTSASIGMLLEQRGLRVRMQKLDPYINVDPGTMSPYQHGEVYVLDDGSETDLDLGHYERFTSGLLTRDCNYTTGQIYLSVIEKERKGQFLGKTVQVIPHITNEIKSVIKRMGGDDVDVVITEIGGTVGDIESLPFLEAIRQFSLDIGRENCLYMHLTLVPYLKAADELKTKPTQHSVGQLREIGIQPDILVCRCEHSISRDDREKIALFCNVPVEAVIEEKDKDFSIYEVPLSLVENKMDELIVQKLGLHTAQSLDISPWTELLHRLRNPRHEISIAVVGKYAEHKDAYKSIYESIDHAGMQHQTQIRIGRIQSSDIEREGAERLLSGYQGILVPGGFGERGIEGKVQAIKFARERGIPFFGICLGMQCAVIEYGRHVMNLDGAHSSEFDKDTKHPVICLLDEQQNVTQMGGTMRLGSQRAKLDRHSRSGKAYDADTVDERHRHRYEFNNLYRQQFEAGGMRFAGTSPDGGLVEIVEIPNHPWFVAVQFHPEFKSKPLKAHPLFAGFIEAAIERQRSRAAKEAGTSNQSEQPASDRSSQENS
- a CDS encoding DUF1844 domain-containing protein, which produces MTESENNEEPKIIVDDDWKEQVAKEKAAADASEPAEVAAPPETETAAREPSAQVSEPATDEIPPPPPASFEVLISMLFTQAMATLGQFPDPNTGQPTINKPYAKHYIDTMEMLGVKTKGNLSDDEAKMLSEALHALRMAYVSVKAPPKAD